A DNA window from Ahaetulla prasina isolate Xishuangbanna chromosome 7, ASM2864084v1, whole genome shotgun sequence contains the following coding sequences:
- the PYROXD1 gene encoding pyridine nucleotide-disulfide oxidoreductase domain-containing protein 1 isoform X2, with product MASDSRPASDVSGSRFLVVGGGIAGVTCAERLAAEFPSGDIFLITASPVIKAVVNFKQVSRTLEEFDVEEQASSILGKRYPNIKVIQSAVRQLKSKDHRIVTEAGQEYTFEKLCLCAGAKPKLIAEGNPYVLGIRDTDSAVEFQKHLAKAKRITIVGNGGIALELVYKIEGCEVIWAIKDRAIGNTFFDAGAAEFLIPKLTAEKPEPPAACKRTKYTSSEKEEQTSEPPGKIGSALGPDWHEGLHLKGTKELCHQVHIENLCEIKRIYSQEEFKLSQKVSLVFPKTLEGPRSEEAGEELWPVYVELTNGKIYGCDFIVSATGVTPNVQPFLDGNNFALGEDGGLKVDRYMRTSLPNIYAAGDICTTSWEPSPVWQQVVLLGKYNAQGLGLDHELMLRCTKGQEYIKVVMQNGRMLGAVLIGETDLEETFENLILNQMDLSRYGEDLLDPNIDIEDYFD from the exons ATGGCTTCCGACTCGCGTCCGGCGTCTGATGTCTCCGGGAGCCGCTTCCTCGTCGTAGGAGGCGGGATCGCCGGAGTGACGTGCGCCGAACGG ctGGCTGCAGAGTTTCCCTCtggagatatttttttaattactgctTCTCCTGTTATAAAAGCAGTGGTGAACTTCAAACAG GTTTCCCGAACTTTAGAAGAGTTTGATGTCGAGGAACAAGCAAGCAGCATCTTAGGAAAACGCTACCCCAATATTAAAGTTATACAGTCTGCGGTGAGGCAACTGAAAAGCAAAGATCAT AGGATCGTCACAGAAGCTGGTCAGGAGTATACCTTTGAAAAACTCTGCTTGTGTGCTGGAGCAAAACCAAAACTGATTGCTGAAGGAAATCCTTATGTCCTGGGGATCCGAGATACAGATAGTGCAGTG GAATTCCAGAAACACCTagcaaaagctaaaagaataaccATTGTAGGAAACGGTGGCATTGCGCTGGAATTGGT GTACAAAATTGAAGGTTGTGAAGTCATTTGGGCCATCAAAGACCGAGCAATTGGGAATACTTTTTTTGATGCAGGAGCGGCTGAGTTTTTGATCCCAAAGCTCACCGCTGAAAAACCAGAGCCCCCAGCCGCTTGTAAAAGAACAAAATATACCTCATCAG aaaaagaagaacaaactTCAGAGCCTCCTGGGAAAATAGGAAGTGCATTGGGCCCTGATTGGCATGAGGGCTTGCATCTAAAGGGCACAAAAGAG CTTTGCCACCAAGTTCATATTGAGAATCTTTGTGAAATAAAGAGGATCTATTCCCAAGAAGAATTCAAGCTGTCGCAAAAAGTATCCCTGGTTTTCCCCAAAACTCTAGAAGGCCCAAGGAGTGAAGAAGCAGGTGAAG AACTTTGGCCTGTCTATGTGGAACTCACCAATGGGAAGATTTATGGCTGTGACTTCATTGTTAGCGCAACTGGAGTGACGCCAAACGTTCAGCCATTCCTTGATGGTAATAAT TTCGCGCTAGGTGAAGATGGAGGTCTGAAAGTTGACAGATACATGCGCACTTCTCTCCCGAACATCTACGCAGCAGGAGATATCTGCACAACCTCATGGGAACCCAGCCCTGTTTGGCAGCAG GTGGTACTGCTGGGAAAATATAATGCTCAAGGCCTGGGCTTGGACCATGAACTGATGTTGAGGTGTACCAAAGGACAGGAATACATCAAAGTGGTGATGCAGAATGGGCGAATGCTGGGAGCAGTGCTGATAGGAGAAACGGATTTGGAAGAAACCTTTGAAAACTTGATTCTGAATCAGATGGATCTCTCCCGTTATGGCGAAGACCTTTTGGATCCAAATATTGATATTGAGGATTATTTTGATTAA
- the PYROXD1 gene encoding pyridine nucleotide-disulfide oxidoreductase domain-containing protein 1 isoform X1: protein MASDSRPASDVSGSRFLVVGGGIAGVTCAERLAAEFPSGDIFLITASPVIKAVVNFKQVSRTLEEFDVEEQASSILGKRYPNIKVIQSAVRQLKSKDHRIVTEAGQEYTFEKLCLCAGAKPKLIAEGNPYVLGIRDTDSAVEFQKHLAKAKRITIVGNGGIALELVYKIEGCEVIWAIKDRAIGNTFFDAGAAEFLIPKLTAEKPEPPAACKRTKYTSSEKEEQTSEPPGKIGSALGPDWHEGLHLKGTKELCHQVHIENLCEIKRIYSQEEFKLSQKVSLVFPKTLEGPRSEEAGEELWPVYVELTNGKIYGCDFIVSATGVTPNVQPFLDGNNFALGEDGGLKVDRYMRTSLPNIYAAGDICTTSWEPSPVWQQMRLWTQARQMGWYTAKCMAADSLGEPLDTDFSFELFAHSTKFFNYKVVLLGKYNAQGLGLDHELMLRCTKGQEYIKVVMQNGRMLGAVLIGETDLEETFENLILNQMDLSRYGEDLLDPNIDIEDYFD from the exons ATGGCTTCCGACTCGCGTCCGGCGTCTGATGTCTCCGGGAGCCGCTTCCTCGTCGTAGGAGGCGGGATCGCCGGAGTGACGTGCGCCGAACGG ctGGCTGCAGAGTTTCCCTCtggagatatttttttaattactgctTCTCCTGTTATAAAAGCAGTGGTGAACTTCAAACAG GTTTCCCGAACTTTAGAAGAGTTTGATGTCGAGGAACAAGCAAGCAGCATCTTAGGAAAACGCTACCCCAATATTAAAGTTATACAGTCTGCGGTGAGGCAACTGAAAAGCAAAGATCAT AGGATCGTCACAGAAGCTGGTCAGGAGTATACCTTTGAAAAACTCTGCTTGTGTGCTGGAGCAAAACCAAAACTGATTGCTGAAGGAAATCCTTATGTCCTGGGGATCCGAGATACAGATAGTGCAGTG GAATTCCAGAAACACCTagcaaaagctaaaagaataaccATTGTAGGAAACGGTGGCATTGCGCTGGAATTGGT GTACAAAATTGAAGGTTGTGAAGTCATTTGGGCCATCAAAGACCGAGCAATTGGGAATACTTTTTTTGATGCAGGAGCGGCTGAGTTTTTGATCCCAAAGCTCACCGCTGAAAAACCAGAGCCCCCAGCCGCTTGTAAAAGAACAAAATATACCTCATCAG aaaaagaagaacaaactTCAGAGCCTCCTGGGAAAATAGGAAGTGCATTGGGCCCTGATTGGCATGAGGGCTTGCATCTAAAGGGCACAAAAGAG CTTTGCCACCAAGTTCATATTGAGAATCTTTGTGAAATAAAGAGGATCTATTCCCAAGAAGAATTCAAGCTGTCGCAAAAAGTATCCCTGGTTTTCCCCAAAACTCTAGAAGGCCCAAGGAGTGAAGAAGCAGGTGAAG AACTTTGGCCTGTCTATGTGGAACTCACCAATGGGAAGATTTATGGCTGTGACTTCATTGTTAGCGCAACTGGAGTGACGCCAAACGTTCAGCCATTCCTTGATGGTAATAAT TTCGCGCTAGGTGAAGATGGAGGTCTGAAAGTTGACAGATACATGCGCACTTCTCTCCCGAACATCTACGCAGCAGGAGATATCTGCACAACCTCATGGGAACCCAGCCCTGTTTGGCAGCAG ATGAGGCTTTGGACCCAGGCGCGCCAGATGGGATGGTACACTGCAAAATGTATGGCGGCCGATTCTTTAGGAGAACCGCTAGATACGGATTTCAGCTTTGAACTCTTTGCTCACTCTACCAAGTTTTTCAATTACAAG GTGGTACTGCTGGGAAAATATAATGCTCAAGGCCTGGGCTTGGACCATGAACTGATGTTGAGGTGTACCAAAGGACAGGAATACATCAAAGTGGTGATGCAGAATGGGCGAATGCTGGGAGCAGTGCTGATAGGAGAAACGGATTTGGAAGAAACCTTTGAAAACTTGATTCTGAATCAGATGGATCTCTCCCGTTATGGCGAAGACCTTTTGGATCCAAATATTGATATTGAGGATTATTTTGATTAA